A stretch of the Hydra vulgaris chromosome 09, alternate assembly HydraT2T_AEP genome encodes the following:
- the LOC136084867 gene encoding tyrosine-protein kinase receptor torso-like isoform X1 — protein sequence MDHHLHADIWEILPENIILDRKIGEGAFDTVFIGKINDNIFTQKNFANQKSKTTLFNIKENVAVKFLKDNANQSEFDDFLEEIKLMKQIGYHKNIVNMIGCSTITKPLCLVVEFMENGYLLHYLRNSRNKLTSSKEDGESCISFMYTDNYIQTLETKKGEEFTSGFIPYDIPLNNIGCITPDDLLSLAWQIASGMEYLSFVKLVHRDLAARNILVGATKNVKISDFGLSRKTNNELNYTSNKSRRLPVKWMSVEAIFDQIFTTYSDVWAYGVVLFEIVTLGGTPYPSMSNHELIERLKFGYRMERPENCSQPLYDIMLHCWNEDPLKRPTFTELREQFDKILCQGDSYCNFDVYEKNDYSSASFQSEKSEMFVNSLNNGTLQKPAQLKLFEEQSDERYSCQISKDEINEAEI from the exons ATGGACCATCATTTACATGCAGATATTTGGGAAATTTTACCtgaaaacattattttggaTCGGAAAATTGGTGAAGGAGCATTCGACACTGTATTTATTGGAAAAAtcaatgataatatttttactcaaaaaaactttgcgaaccaaaaatctaaaactactttgtttaatattaaggAAAATGTTgcagtaaagtttttaaaag ataATGCAAACCAATCAGAATTTGACGATTTTCTAGaagaaataaaacttatgaAACAAATTggatatcataaaaatattgtaaacatGATTGGTTGTTCGACAATAACGAAACCATTATGTTTAGTTGTTGAGTTTATGGAGAATGGATATTTGTTACATTATTTACGAAATAGCCGCAATAag cttacaTCTTCAAAAGAGGATGGAGAATCATGTATAAGTTTTATGTACACAGATAACTATATTCAAACGCTTGAG ACAAAGAAAGGAGAGGAATTTACCTCTGGTTTTATCCCATATGATATTCCTCTAAATAACATTGGATGCATAACTCCGGATGACCTGTTAAGTTTGGCATGGCAAATAGCTTCTGGaatg GAATATCTTTCATTTGTCAAACTCGTGCACCGAGACCTTGCTGCAAGAAATATCTTGGTTGGTGCGacaaaaaacgttaaaatatCTGATTTTGGTTTATCacgaaaaacaaataatgaattaaacTACACGAGCAATAAAAGTCGCCGTTTACCAGTCAAGTGGATGTCTGTTGAAGCCATATTTGACCAAATATTTACAACATACAGCGATGT ATGGGCGTATGGTGTCGTTTTGTTTGAAATTGTGACACTGG gAGGAACACCTTACCCTAGTATGAGTAACCATGAACTTATCGAGCGTTTGAAGTTTGGTTACAGAATGGAACGACCCGAAAATTGTTCTCAACCTTT ATACGATATCATGTTGCATTGTTGGAATGAAGATCCGTTAAAACGACCTACTTTTACAGAATTACGTgaacaatttgataaaatacTATGTCAAGGCGATAGTTATTGCAATTTTGATGTTTacgaaaaaaatgattatagttCAGCATCGTTCCAAAGTGAAAAGTCTGAAATGTTTGTTAATTCATTGAATAATGGAACCCTCCAAAAACCGGCTCAATTGAAACTATTTGAAGAACAAAGTGATGAGCGTTATTCTTGTCAAATTTCAAAAGATGAAATTAATGAGGCagagatttaa
- the LOC136084867 gene encoding fibroblast growth factor receptor 2-like isoform X2 → MDHHLHADIWEILPENIILDRKIGEGAFDTVFIGKINDNIFTQKNFANQKSKTTLFNIKENVAVKFLKDNANQSEFDDFLEEIKLMKQIGYHKNIVNMIGCSTITKPLCLVVEFMENGYLLHYLRNSRNKLTSSKEDGESCISFMYTDNYIQTLEEYLSFVKLVHRDLAARNILVGATKNVKISDFGLSRKTNNELNYTSNKSRRLPVKWMSVEAIFDQIFTTYSDVWAYGVVLFEIVTLGGTPYPSMSNHELIERLKFGYRMERPENCSQPLYDIMLHCWNEDPLKRPTFTELREQFDKILCQGDSYCNFDVYEKNDYSSASFQSEKSEMFVNSLNNGTLQKPAQLKLFEEQSDERYSCQISKDEINEAEI, encoded by the exons ATGGACCATCATTTACATGCAGATATTTGGGAAATTTTACCtgaaaacattattttggaTCGGAAAATTGGTGAAGGAGCATTCGACACTGTATTTATTGGAAAAAtcaatgataatatttttactcaaaaaaactttgcgaaccaaaaatctaaaactactttgtttaatattaaggAAAATGTTgcagtaaagtttttaaaag ataATGCAAACCAATCAGAATTTGACGATTTTCTAGaagaaataaaacttatgaAACAAATTggatatcataaaaatattgtaaacatGATTGGTTGTTCGACAATAACGAAACCATTATGTTTAGTTGTTGAGTTTATGGAGAATGGATATTTGTTACATTATTTACGAAATAGCCGCAATAag cttacaTCTTCAAAAGAGGATGGAGAATCATGTATAAGTTTTATGTACACAGATAACTATATTCAAACGCTTGAG GAATATCTTTCATTTGTCAAACTCGTGCACCGAGACCTTGCTGCAAGAAATATCTTGGTTGGTGCGacaaaaaacgttaaaatatCTGATTTTGGTTTATCacgaaaaacaaataatgaattaaacTACACGAGCAATAAAAGTCGCCGTTTACCAGTCAAGTGGATGTCTGTTGAAGCCATATTTGACCAAATATTTACAACATACAGCGATGT ATGGGCGTATGGTGTCGTTTTGTTTGAAATTGTGACACTGG gAGGAACACCTTACCCTAGTATGAGTAACCATGAACTTATCGAGCGTTTGAAGTTTGGTTACAGAATGGAACGACCCGAAAATTGTTCTCAACCTTT ATACGATATCATGTTGCATTGTTGGAATGAAGATCCGTTAAAACGACCTACTTTTACAGAATTACGTgaacaatttgataaaatacTATGTCAAGGCGATAGTTATTGCAATTTTGATGTTTacgaaaaaaatgattatagttCAGCATCGTTCCAAAGTGAAAAGTCTGAAATGTTTGTTAATTCATTGAATAATGGAACCCTCCAAAAACCGGCTCAATTGAAACTATTTGAAGAACAAAGTGATGAGCGTTATTCTTGTCAAATTTCAAAAGATGAAATTAATGAGGCagagatttaa